The nucleotide sequence CTGGATCGCGCGGCTTTCCTCATCCATGTCGGGCATGACGAACTCCCCGAGGTTTCCGCTCGAAAGGAGTTTGATGCCTTTGTCGGTCAATTCGACCGCGTTGCTCCGCTCGTTGATCGTGCAGTAAAGGATCTCATCCAGGTCGCCGAGCATCTTCTGCGCGCTGTAAAGGTTCTCCAGCCGGTCGATCTCCTTCTTGAGCGCGGGCTGCTCGGCCAGGATGCCGAGATAGGTCTGGTTCTTGGGATCTCCGCGCTTGATCTGCACCAGGATCTCGATCGTCCTTTCGCTCAGGTCCCCTTCCTCCAGCCGCCGGCGCGCCTCGGCCAGGAGGGCGCGGATCTCGGTCCCCTGCTTTTTCTTCAGATGGATGACGAGGGGCTTCACCTCGCTGTAGATCTTGTTCTCACTGTGTTCGACTGCACCGCTGATGATGAGCGGGGTGCGCGCCTCGTCGATCAAGATGCTGTCGACCTCGTCCACGATCGCGTAATAATAATCACGCTGAACCAGGTCCACCGGATCGAACTTCATGTTGTCGCGCAGGTAGTCGAACCCGAACTCGTTGTTGGTGCCGTAGGTGATGTCGCACGCATAGGCCTGCTTCCGTTCGGCATCGTTCATTCCATGCACGATCACCCCGACCGTCAGAGCCAGAAAGCGGTAGATTCCGCCCATCCATTCGGCGTCGCGCCGGGCCAGGTAATCGTTCACCGTCACGAGATGCACACCCCGGCCGGTGAGCGCGTTCAAGTAGAGGGGCAGCGTCGCGGCGAGGGTCTTTCCTTCGCCGGTCTTCATTTCGGCGATCTTGCCGCGGTGCAGGACCACCCCGCCGATCAGCTGCACGTCGAAGTGCCGCATGCCGAGGACCCGCACCGACGCCTCGCGGACCACGGCAAAGGCCTCGGGCAGAAGGTCGTCGAGGACCGCACCCTGGCTCAGGCGCTCTTTGAATTCGGCAGTCTTTCCACGCAGTTCGTCGTCGGTCAGCTTCTGGATCGAGGGTTCCAGTTCATTGACGCTGGCTACGATGGGTGCGATACGCTTCAGTTCGCGTTCGTTCTGACTGCCGAAGATGCCTTTGATGATTTTTCCGAACATAACTTCCTTCCACCCCCCGCGCACGCAGTGTCACGCGATGGCAAAGATACCGGGCCGCGGCTTCAACGGGTGCGCCGGGCTTACGCCTGAAGGACCGGGGCTGATGAACCGGTCGACCTTCCCAGCCCGCCTCCATCCGAATATATTTTTACGCAAGTGCACATCTCCAGCCCAAAAAGGCGGTTCCCCTGCCGGGATCGAAACATGGAGCGGAGTCCCATCCAAAAGTCAACCTCTTATTAAAGAATTTTAGACCGGAAAATGCAAGCACTCATGCGTCGCGGCCTATAAAAGATCAATCCCCCGGGGCTTCAGGGCCGGGGCCGTCATCGCGACGGGAGGGGCCGGACTCGAGCCGCAACCGTTCCAGAAAGCTTTTGATCTCACACGCAAGCGGGCCGGAGATGCCCTGCACGGCCGCCAACTCCTCGACCGACGCCTCCATGAGCGCCTCGACATCCCGGAAACGTTTGAGCAGCGACGCTTTGCGCGCCTTGCCGACCCCGGGTACGGCATCCAGGATCGACGCGTGCATTCGCCGGGCGAGCAGCTTCTGGTGGTGACCGATCGCTCGGCGGTGCGCCTCGTCCCGGATGTGCATCATCAGCAGCAGAACGGGATGATCGCCCGGAAGCTCGATCGGGTTCTTCCGCCCGGGGACATAGAGCTTGTCGTACCGCTCGTGGCGCGCCTCATCGGGCTTGGCGATCGAAACGGAATCGGGGGGGCGCAACTCGGGGTGCGCCCCCCGTGAGCGGTCGATGACCGCCCGCACCGCTGCGAGATGCCCCTTGCCGCCGTCGACCAGGAAAAGATCGGGCCAGGGCGTCTTTTCCATCCGGCGCGCCACGAGTTCGCCCATCATCGCGTAATCGTCGATCCCGTCGACGTTCCTGATCCGGTAGCTCCGGTAGCCTGGCCGGTGAGGGATCCCGTCCACGAAGGAGACGATCGTCCCGACCGGCGCGTGGCCGTGGAAGTTCGAGATGTCGAGCCCTTCGATGATGTGCGGCGCACCCTCGAGCGCAAGGGCGTCCTTCACCATCAGCACGAGGTCCTCGTGCTCCTGCTTCAGGCGGGCCTCGAGGACGCTCTGCGCATTGGCGGCGGCCATCTCGACGAGCCTTAGATTTTCGCCGCGCTGCGGCCTCAAAATCCGGACACGGGTCGAGGCCTCCTGGGAAAGCCAGTTCTCGATAGCCTCCTGATCGCCCACGGCTTCAGGGACCAGGATCCGCTTCGGGATGAAGGACTCCTGGGCGTAAAACTGCTTCAGGAAGGCCTCGAGAACCTCGGCTCGATCGCCCTCCTTTTCGCGGATGAGATAGGGGCGGCTTCCGACCAGGACCCCGTTCCTGATGAAGAGCACGACCATCTGAAAGAGGTGCCCCCGCACGGCGAGGCCGACGACATCCTGGTCCTCGAAACGGGTCGAGACCACATGCTGGCGCTCCACCGTGCGCTCAATGGCGGTGATCTGATCGCGAAGCCTCGCCGCCTTCTCGAAGTCCAGAGCATCGGCCGCCTGCCGCATCTCCTGTTGGAGCTGCGCCACGAGCTCCGTGCTCCGCCCTTCCAGAAAGAGGCGCACCCGCTCGACGATCCGGCGGTACTCCCACGCATCGACCGGCAGGCAGCACGGCCCGAGGCACCGCCCCATCTGGTAGTTCAGGCAGGGCCTCGAGCGTTTCGGCACCTCACGGTTCCGGCATTTGCGGAGCAGAAAGACCCGGTCGATCACCCGGAGGGTCTCCCTGACCGCATTCGCGGAAGAGAACGGCCCGAAGTACCAGGCGCCGTCCTTGCGGGTCTTCCGGACGATGAAAGGGCGCGCGAAACGCTCCCGTGGATCCAGGCGCACGCTCGGGTAGCGCTTGTCGTCGCGCAGGATGATGTTGTAGCGGGGGGCGTGTTTGCGGATGAGGCTCGCCTCGAGGATGAAGGCCTCGTTCTCCGTAGCGGTGAGGAGGGTGTCGAGGCCCCGGGCCCGCTCCATGAGGTGGGCGGTCTTGCGGGGAAGCTCATCGAGCGGCTTGAAATAGGAGAGGACGCGCTTGCGGAGACGTTTGGCCTTGCCGACGTAGATGACGCGCCCGCCGGAATCCTTGAAGAGGTAGACCCCGGGTGCATCCGGCAGGATCTCCTGCAGCCGCTTGGGATCAAGCCCGTCCCGGGCGACGGTCTCCTGCTGCGTCATTTTCAGAATGGGTTCCACCGGGACGGCAGGTATTTCATCATGATCAGAAGATCGTGAGCCTGCCCCGAACGGTCCAGGACATAGTCCTTCAAGACCGCCTTTTCCTGGAAATCGAGCTTCTTGACCCCGTCGATCACCGCCAGGTCGCGGTCCGGCACCAGCCGGATGACCAGTGCCTTGAGCCCCGTGGACATCCCGAGGTTGATGAGATCGAGGAGCATCCAGGTCCCCAGGCGCCGCTCCCGGAAGGCCGGGTCCACCATGATCCGGATCTTCCCGATGTGGCTCTTCGCACCGAAGCGCTTGCGCATCAGGGCGGCATTGCCGATGATCCGCCCTTCGAGACACGCCACGATGGAGACGATGCGGACGGGATCGAGGTGCCGGATCCAGTTCCGGATCACGGCCGGCTCGGTCACATCGTCGTTCAAAAACCAGAGTTCATCCGCGGAAAAATGCCGGAACATCTCCGCGAGGGCTTCCTCGTCGCCCTGCCGAAGGCAGCGCAGGGTGACACCGGTCCCGTCCTTGAGGATGATCTCGTGGGGATAACCTTTGAGAGGGTCCTGCTCCGCAGCCTTGGTTTGCATATTCCTTCTCGCTCCCGGATCCGTTTTCATGCGGTCGACCTCTGGAAGCGCCGCAATCTCTTTTTAGGGATAGACACCCGCTAACCTAAATGATAAGGATGCTGGCAG is from Desulfatiglans anilini DSM 4660 and encodes:
- the uvrC gene encoding excinuclease ABC subunit UvrC — its product is MTQQETVARDGLDPKRLQEILPDAPGVYLFKDSGGRVIYVGKAKRLRKRVLSYFKPLDELPRKTAHLMERARGLDTLLTATENEAFILEASLIRKHAPRYNIILRDDKRYPSVRLDPRERFARPFIVRKTRKDGAWYFGPFSSANAVRETLRVIDRVFLLRKCRNREVPKRSRPCLNYQMGRCLGPCCLPVDAWEYRRIVERVRLFLEGRSTELVAQLQQEMRQAADALDFEKAARLRDQITAIERTVERQHVVSTRFEDQDVVGLAVRGHLFQMVVLFIRNGVLVGSRPYLIREKEGDRAEVLEAFLKQFYAQESFIPKRILVPEAVGDQEAIENWLSQEASTRVRILRPQRGENLRLVEMAAANAQSVLEARLKQEHEDLVLMVKDALALEGAPHIIEGLDISNFHGHAPVGTIVSFVDGIPHRPGYRSYRIRNVDGIDDYAMMGELVARRMEKTPWPDLFLVDGGKGHLAAVRAVIDRSRGAHPELRPPDSVSIAKPDEARHERYDKLYVPGRKNPIELPGDHPVLLLMMHIRDEAHRRAIGHHQKLLARRMHASILDAVPGVGKARKASLLKRFRDVEALMEASVEELAAVQGISGPLACEIKSFLERLRLESGPSRRDDGPGPEAPGD
- a CDS encoding GNAT family N-acetyltransferase, with amino-acid sequence MQTKAAEQDPLKGYPHEIILKDGTGVTLRCLRQGDEEALAEMFRHFSADELWFLNDDVTEPAVIRNWIRHLDPVRIVSIVACLEGRIIGNAALMRKRFGAKSHIGKIRIMVDPAFRERRLGTWMLLDLINLGMSTGLKALVIRLVPDRDLAVIDGVKKLDFQEKAVLKDYVLDRSGQAHDLLIMMKYLPSRWNPF